From a region of the Nitrospira sp. genome:
- a CDS encoding cobalamin-binding protein has translation MKRRQQGILTGMPFMTHVSSRAFVDDAGRRIYLAKPPARVVSLAPSITEMLFAIGLDEQIVGVTEFCDFPAAAKSKAKVGYSNPSAEALIALRPELVLAPRDFLRPDLQTKLEQLKIPLFFLEAQTVEDILLQIHTLGKMFEKVPAANEVTQSMRQRIAEIRRKVETPPARRVLYVLNSQPLITVGPGSFIHQMIGLAGGVNIAAQAGMAYPKLSMEAVLKDDPEVLIFPSGEVETVPRSEQQQWRRWDSLSAVKQQRFHEVSSNLLNRPGPRVVEALEQLARAIHPEVFGSGESTGHP, from the coding sequence ATGAAACGGCGGCAACAGGGGATCCTCACTGGGATGCCCTTTATGACGCATGTGTCGTCGCGGGCTTTTGTGGATGATGCCGGGCGCAGGATCTACCTTGCCAAGCCGCCTGCCCGCGTCGTATCGCTCGCTCCGAGCATTACCGAAATGCTGTTTGCGATCGGGCTGGATGAACAGATCGTCGGCGTGACCGAGTTTTGTGACTTTCCGGCGGCGGCGAAATCAAAAGCCAAGGTGGGATATTCGAACCCCAGCGCGGAAGCCTTGATTGCCCTCCGTCCGGAATTAGTCCTGGCCCCCCGAGATTTTCTCCGTCCTGATCTGCAGACGAAGCTCGAGCAGCTGAAGATCCCCCTTTTCTTTCTTGAAGCTCAAACAGTGGAAGATATCCTGTTGCAAATTCATACGTTGGGAAAAATGTTTGAGAAAGTGCCGGCCGCCAATGAGGTGACTCAGAGCATGCGTCAACGCATCGCCGAGATTCGACGCAAAGTCGAAACGCCGCCGGCGCGGCGGGTGCTGTATGTCCTGAACAGTCAGCCGTTGATTACCGTAGGGCCGGGAAGTTTCATCCACCAGATGATCGGCCTCGCGGGAGGGGTGAACATCGCTGCGCAGGCCGGCATGGCCTATCCGAAGCTGAGTATGGAAGCGGTGCTCAAGGACGATCCGGAAGTGTTGATCTTTCCCAGCGGTGAAGTGGAGACGGTGCCGCGCAGCGAGCAGCAGCAATGGCGGCGCTGGGACTCACTTTCGGCCGTCAAGCAGCAGCGCTTTCACGAAGTCTCCTCGAATCTGTTGAATCGTCCAGGTCCTCGAGTGGTCGAGGCCTTGGAACAACTCGCCCGTGCGATCCATCCGGAAGTGTTCGGTTCCGGTGAAAGTACCGGTCACCCATGA
- a CDS encoding 50S ribosomal protein L28 — protein MALQCEICLKKPVSGNNVSHANNKTRRVFNPNIQTVRAVVGKSHRRIRVCTRCLRSGLVRKAV, from the coding sequence GTGGCATTACAATGCGAGATTTGCCTAAAGAAGCCCGTATCGGGCAACAATGTCAGTCACGCCAACAATAAGACCAGGCGCGTGTTTAACCCCAATATCCAGACCGTTCGCGCTGTGGTCGGCAAAAGCCATCGGCGTATTCGGGTCTGCACCCGCTGCCTGCGTTCAGGGTTGGTTCGTAAAGCAGTCTGA